A section of the Oscillospiraceae bacterium genome encodes:
- a CDS encoding DUF6110 family protein, with translation MNLLTTLLNKKTCAFAAGVAAGLALPLVAKSKTTRRAAVHLVVQGLKLRDNAQTALASIQEEAQDIYAEATQRRTPSAEA, from the coding sequence ATGAATTTGCTGACGACGCTTTTGAACAAGAAGACATGCGCGTTTGCCGCGGGGGTGGCGGCCGGGTTGGCCCTGCCGCTCGTGGCAAAGAGCAAGACGACGCGGCGGGCGGCCGTGCATCTCGTGGTGCAGGGGCTCAAACTGCGCGACAACGCGCAGACGGCGCTGGCGTCTATTCAGGAAGAGGCGCAGGACATATACGCCGAGGCCACACAGCGGCGGACACCCTCCGCGGAGGCCTGA
- a CDS encoding heavy metal translocating P-type ATPase — protein sequence MTYTVASDIPGRLRVRFGRYAFSEAQGCALEETLTKIRGVLSARAGYRTGSLLIVYAAHMRADVLRALDALRLPAAPAALPEGKNRADGVFRKALLQLAGRQCVRRLLPVPLRTCLIVWRSLRFLRRGAAVLCAGRLNVDVLDAAAIGGAMVLRDFAAASSIMFLLRLSELLEAHTLQKTRGILLESLQVNTDVVWIEEAGMPRRISARDLSIGDHVVARAGGVIPVDGEVLSGEAVVNESSMTGEAQGVFKKQGDTVFAGTSLVEGCLTVEARAWEGDTRVSRIVRIIEQAEGRKATAQGRAEQLADRLVPFSFLLSGLVLLATRNLTKALSVLLVDYSCAVKLATPVAVLSAMREASELGVLVKGGRFLEVVAEADTFVFDKTGTLTIAAPRVSGVTPFGARTREEVLRLAACMEEHFPHSVARAIVNAAKAEELRHEEEHAEVEYIAAHGVSTFIHGKRAVIGSRHFIFEDEGVPLTEAECTALGSECDSAIFLAVDGALAGCIAVTDPPRPEAAGAVAALRALGVKRVLMMTGDGEAAARKAAALLGIDEFRAQVLPENKADTIDVLRARGDTVVMVGDGINDAPALARADASISMRDASDLAQDVADCVLTRSDLRQLVELRVLGRTLLVRIHRQYRAIAAFNTAVLLGGLFGLIPPNVCALLHNLFTVVVSASATRPYLPRSRYGPGVGLQM from the coding sequence ATGACCTACACGGTGGCCAGCGACATTCCGGGGCGTCTGCGCGTCCGGTTTGGCCGCTATGCCTTTTCGGAGGCGCAAGGGTGTGCGCTGGAAGAGACATTGACCAAAATCCGCGGCGTACTCTCGGCGCGCGCGGGGTATAGGACCGGCAGTCTTCTGATTGTTTACGCGGCGCACATGCGGGCGGATGTGCTGCGCGCGCTGGACGCGTTGCGTCTCCCCGCTGCCCCGGCGGCGCTGCCCGAGGGAAAAAACCGGGCGGACGGGGTGTTCCGCAAGGCGCTGCTGCAGCTGGCCGGCCGGCAGTGCGTGCGCCGCTTGCTGCCCGTGCCGCTTCGCACCTGCCTTATCGTGTGGCGGTCTCTGCGCTTTTTGCGGCGCGGGGCCGCCGTGCTGTGCGCCGGGCGCCTGAACGTGGACGTGCTGGACGCCGCCGCCATCGGCGGCGCGATGGTCCTGCGGGACTTTGCCGCCGCCTCCTCGATCATGTTCCTGTTGCGGCTCTCGGAACTGCTGGAGGCGCATACGCTGCAGAAGACCCGCGGGATTTTGTTGGAGAGTTTGCAGGTCAACACTGATGTGGTCTGGATCGAAGAGGCGGGGATGCCGCGACGGATCTCCGCGAGAGACCTCAGCATCGGGGACCATGTGGTGGCACGCGCCGGGGGCGTTATCCCGGTCGACGGCGAGGTGCTGAGCGGCGAGGCCGTGGTCAACGAGTCGTCAATGACCGGCGAGGCGCAGGGCGTATTTAAAAAACAGGGCGACACGGTGTTTGCCGGGACGTCGCTGGTGGAGGGCTGCCTGACTGTGGAGGCCCGCGCGTGGGAAGGCGACACCCGCGTCAGTCGGATTGTACGGATCATTGAACAGGCGGAGGGGCGCAAAGCGACCGCGCAGGGCCGAGCGGAGCAATTGGCCGATCGGCTCGTGCCGTTTAGCTTTCTGCTCTCCGGGCTCGTGCTGCTCGCCACGCGCAACCTGACGAAGGCACTGTCCGTTCTCTTGGTGGACTACTCCTGCGCCGTCAAGTTGGCGACGCCGGTGGCGGTGCTCTCCGCGATGCGCGAGGCATCCGAATTGGGTGTGTTGGTCAAGGGAGGCCGGTTTTTGGAGGTCGTCGCCGAGGCGGACACCTTTGTGTTTGATAAGACAGGAACACTGACCATCGCCGCTCCGCGCGTGAGCGGTGTGACCCCGTTTGGGGCGCGGACCCGTGAGGAGGTGCTGCGCCTAGCCGCCTGCATGGAGGAGCATTTTCCGCATAGTGTCGCCCGCGCGATTGTGAACGCCGCCAAAGCGGAAGAGCTGCGCCACGAGGAGGAACACGCGGAGGTGGAGTATATTGCGGCGCACGGCGTATCTACTTTCATCCATGGGAAACGCGCCGTCATCGGCAGCCGCCACTTCATCTTCGAAGATGAGGGTGTCCCATTGACGGAGGCAGAGTGCACGGCGCTGGGGAGCGAGTGCGACTCTGCGATTTTTCTGGCTGTGGATGGGGCGTTGGCGGGCTGCATCGCGGTCACAGATCCGCCCCGGCCGGAAGCGGCGGGGGCCGTCGCGGCTCTGCGGGCCCTGGGTGTGAAACGGGTACTGATGATGACCGGCGACGGCGAGGCGGCGGCACGCAAAGCGGCGGCGCTCCTCGGTATTGACGAGTTTCGCGCGCAGGTGTTGCCGGAGAACAAAGCGGACACGATCGATGTGTTGCGCGCACGCGGGGATACGGTGGTCATGGTGGGGGACGGCATCAATGACGCCCCGGCCCTGGCCCGCGCCGACGCCTCGATCTCCATGCGCGACGCGTCCGATCTGGCGCAGGATGTAGCGGACTGTGTGCTCACGCGTTCAGATCTGCGGCAGTTGGTGGAGCTTCGGGTACTGGGACGGACGCTGCTTGTGCGTATCCACAGGCAGTATCGGGCCATTGCCGCCTTCAACACCGCCGTGCTGCTCGGCGGGTTGTTCGGATTGATTCCGCCCAATGTCTGTGCGCTGCTGCACAACCTATTTACTGTGGTCGTCAGTGCTTC